Proteins from one Anaerohalosphaeraceae bacterium genomic window:
- a CDS encoding ankyrin repeat domain-containing protein — protein sequence MKNRVAVLNLTICFLFFLGCQNDKEQLEKAVQKNDWETVKSLLKKNPQLIKTSVRNGYNLLYAAIVCNNQEMVRYLLEKGADVNEKAGKFSEAPLHWASTWGRQEIALLLIQHGADVNIRCGSLYTPLHNACLYSHEAMVRLLLEHGAQVNALDFVGRSPLWLVCDNRRETASDFTIIRMLLDHGADLNFCLNGCSIFEATLGSRCFRKAEFLADCGAVLELPGEHETCRLEGEQLKDYIKWYERVMEDIPEQLPEHYSK from the coding sequence ATGAAGAATAGAGTGGCTGTCTTAAATCTAACGATTTGTTTCCTCTTTTTCCTCGGTTGTCAAAACGACAAAGAACAACTGGAAAAAGCCGTTCAGAAAAACGACTGGGAAACGGTCAAATCTCTTTTGAAGAAAAATCCCCAGCTGATTAAAACATCCGTCCGCAATGGATACAACTTACTGTATGCGGCCATCGTTTGCAATAATCAGGAAATGGTCCGCTATTTACTTGAAAAAGGAGCGGATGTGAATGAAAAAGCGGGCAAATTTTCAGAAGCTCCTTTGCATTGGGCCAGCACCTGGGGACGACAGGAGATTGCACTTCTTCTTATTCAGCACGGAGCCGATGTCAATATTCGATGCGGCTCATTATACACCCCTCTTCACAACGCCTGTCTTTATTCTCACGAAGCAATGGTTCGGCTTCTGCTTGAACATGGAGCCCAGGTTAACGCTCTTGATTTTGTCGGGCGGTCCCCTCTGTGGCTTGTCTGCGACAACCGCAGGGAAACAGCATCGGATTTTACGATTATCCGAATGCTGCTGGACCATGGAGCGGATCTCAATTTTTGCCTCAACGGATGCAGCATTTTTGAGGCAACACTCGGCAGCCGTTGTTTTCGAAAAGCAGAATTTCTGGCCGACTGCGGGGCTGTACTGGAACTGCCCGGCGAACATGAGACTTGCCGGTTGGAAGGGGAACAGCTTAAGGACTATATAAAATGGTATGAACGGGTAATGGAGGATATTCCGGAGCAACTGCCGGAACATTACAGCAAATAA
- a CDS encoding RHS repeat-associated core domain-containing protein — MSFQRVRAQPARQILGNYYAFTGRELDRVGTSQTGILEIMYYRARYYDQDTGRFLQPDPLGYIDGTCLYSYVRNNPARFTDFMGLTCIDECSPRQVEYEILDNIVTPYHVRPGWHDIYRASTSAITGLNQTDWAQLVVMILTGTMSAEEIAGWLIELGYSLPVNESVERIINEINWILKYLEDAGYDAYLKIRIRQCGQKRCGFLWCKRSWKWREPYITYYLCGDNTVGGFYPNLADAVNSFDDCIQMFQHEMEGVNHGQQTLEDVLYKN; from the coding sequence TTGTCGTTCCAAAGGGTACGGGCACAGCCGGCCCGGCAGATTCTGGGCAATTATTACGCCTTTACAGGGCGGGAATTGGACCGGGTGGGAACTTCCCAAACAGGCATTTTGGAAATTATGTATTATCGCGCCCGGTATTACGACCAGGACACCGGCCGGTTCCTCCAGCCCGACCCGCTGGGATATATCGACGGAACATGTTTATACTCGTATGTTAGGAACAACCCTGCTCGATTTACCGATTTTATGGGGCTCACTTGTATCGATGAGTGTTCTCCAAGACAGGTAGAATATGAAATACTTGATAATATTGTGACACCTTATCACGTACGCCCTGGTTGGCATGATATCTATAGAGCCAGTACATCTGCCATAACAGGCCTGAATCAAACAGATTGGGCTCAGCTTGTTGTCATGATCCTCACTGGAACAATGAGTGCTGAAGAAATTGCTGGCTGGTTAATTGAGTTGGGTTATAGTTTGCCTGTGAATGAATCTGTTGAGAGAATTATAAATGAAATCAATTGGATCTTAAAGTATCTTGAAGATGCAGGATATGATGCCTATTTAAAGATCAGAATCAGACAATGCGGGCAGAAAAGATGCGGTTTTCTTTGGTGTAAAAGAAGTTGGAAATGGAGGGAACCATACATTACTTATTATTTGTGTGGAGACAACACTGTCGGAGGTTTCTATCCAAACCTTGCCGATGCAGTAAACAGTTTTGATGACTGCATACAGATGTTCCAACATGAAATGGAAGGAGTTAATCATGGGCAGCAGACACTGGAAGATGTATTGTATAAAAACTAA
- a CDS encoding RHS repeat-associated core domain-containing protein — translation MSRFTGRELDRVGTSQTGFLEILYYRARYYDPDTGRFLQPDPADGMNLYEYVDSYPLHKLDYMGLCCIEAPYPWESSKWGTSDFLEHYCFGKAPYRKEDPINLKDIGLLDAFKNAPDVFLKTASYQTDVFLKVIRIVNHFQCSGTLWRIFPIQDEDKTTTNVTSDPGLFVIGHSTFFRKYHCNILIKCCGDQKCFRYRCRFDYSIRDWFRDPFDIGIELPGCTPFRINADWSETMEGNTCS, via the coding sequence TTGAGCCGCTTTACGGGGCGGGAATTGGACCGGGTGGGAACGTCCCAAACGGGATTTTTGGAAATACTGTACTATCGCGCCCGGTATTATGACCCGGACACCGGCCGGTTCCTCCAGCCCGACCCGGCGGACGGGATGAATCTATATGAATATGTAGACAGCTACCCTTTACATAAACTCGATTATATGGGATTGTGCTGTATTGAAGCACCTTATCCATGGGAATCCTCCAAATGGGGGACAAGTGATTTTCTGGAGCATTACTGTTTTGGAAAAGCCCCTTACCGAAAGGAAGATCCGATCAATTTAAAAGACATCGGCTTATTGGATGCTTTCAAAAATGCTCCGGATGTATTTTTGAAAACAGCCTCTTATCAAACGGATGTATTTTTGAAAGTGATTCGTATTGTCAACCATTTTCAATGCAGCGGGACTTTGTGGAGAATTTTTCCTATCCAAGACGAGGACAAAACTACAACAAATGTAACATCTGATCCCGGGTTATTTGTCATTGGACACAGTACATTCTTTAGAAAATATCACTGTAACATTTTGATCAAGTGTTGCGGAGATCAAAAGTGTTTTCGTTATCGCTGCCGATTCGACTATTCAATCCGCGACTGGTTTCGAGACCCATTTGACATAGGGATAGAATTACCCGGGTGCACTCCCTTCCGAATCAATGCGGATTGGTCGGAAACAATGGAGGGCAACACTTGTTCCTGA